DNA sequence from the Grus americana isolate bGruAme1 chromosome Z, bGruAme1.mat, whole genome shotgun sequence genome:
ATCTAATAATGTATCTAGTATCACCTGTAAATCATTCCAATCAGGATCTTGTGTCCTGATAACAGTTTCAAAGACCTTAGCCACCCTTTCCGGATCTTCCCTATAAATGCCCACCGTTTCCTTCTGGGACCTTAAGTCCATTATTGAAAACAGCACTTTAACTGTTACTGGCCCATTATTTCCAACTGCTTGCCAAAGAGGAGCTTGCAAAACCTCCCCTGCTTCCCCTTGCCGTCCCCTTGTCCTTTCCGTGATTGGACTAAATCCCTCTGTGCTACTAGCCTCATCAGCTCGCCTTCGGCCACTTTCTCTTGTCCTGCTCACATTActaacatcatcatcattatcagGACCCTCCCACAGCCTCTGCTGAGGAGCAACTATCAGTTCcaaatcctcttcctcctcccgtCCACATTTTAAACACCTCTTCCCAATACTACAAACAGAGCAACAccattttaaattctttcctctctcctccttttccaaagTCAGGACCATAAGGTCCTGCAGAATTATTCCACAGTTCTTTTGCCATTCCATATGGCTtctcagcataaaaaaaataaatctacataTGGTACTTCATCCCATTAACCCTCCCATCTACAAAATAACATCAATTGTAATATAATATTATATCTCAAGGTTCCATTCCTTGGCCATTTCTCCTGATCTTCAAGAGTATACTTTGGCCACCAATTATTGCAGTATTCTACTGGCTGTTTCCAAGTGAGGGGGTCCCCCCCAATCTTTCCCCAATGCCTTACCACACATCCTAGGGGGGATCTTTTCAAAACCCCCCCTTGTGCCGACAGCTTATTGCCCATTataaaccaacacaaaacacaaaagcaatacaaacccaatacaaaatAACAACAGAACAACAAAACGTCCAAACCAAATACCAAATTCCAGTCCCGGGTGTCCTACAGACTGTCGTCTAATAGAATCAAATCCTTCTCTTAGGTATCTTTATAGCCCAACCCCACAAGGCTTTTGCTGTGCGTTACAGGCAGGCAACCTTAACCCATGCTCTTGGTGCAGGCCTCTCCCACCACAGTGGTAAGAGcaagtatcatagaatcatagaatggtttgggttggaagggacctcaaagcccatctagttccaaccccctgccatgggcagggacaccctccactagcccaggttgcccaaagccccatccaacctggtcttaaactcttccagggatggggcatccacagcctctttgggcaacctgtgccagtgcctcaccactctatcagtaaagaatttctttctaacatctaatctaaatcgaccctccttcagcttaaacccattaccccttgtcctgtcactacactccctgataaacagtccctctccagctttcctgtaggctccttcAGGGACTGGTAGGCtacaattagatctccctggagccaccttttctccaggctgaacagccccagctctctcagcctgtctccataacagaggtgctccagccctctgatcttcttgtggcctcctctggactcactccaacagctctatgtctctcctgtactggggcccccagagctggatgcagtactccaggtggggtctcaccagagcagagtagaggggcaggatcacctccctcgacctgctggtcacacttcttttgatgcagcccaggacacggttggctttctgggctgcaagcgcacactgccggctcatgttgagcttctcatcaaccaatacccccaagtccttctcctcagggctgctttcaatccattctccacccagcctatagtcttgcttgggattgtgccaacccacatgcaggaccttgcacttggccttgttgaacttcatgcagttctgcacgggcccacctctccagcctgtcaaggtccctctggatggcatcccttccctccagcgtgtcgaccacaccacacagcttggtgtcatcggcaaacttgctgagggtgcactcgatcccactgtccatgttgccaacaaagatgttgaacagtgccagtcccagtaccgacccctgaggaccactcgtcaccgttctccacttggacattgagccattgaccacaactctttgagtgcaaccatccagccgattccttatccaccgagtggtccatccatcgaatccatgcctctccaatttagagacaaggatgtcgtgcgggacagtgtcaaatgccttgcacgagtccaggtagatgacgtcagttgcccttcccttatccaccgacgctgtaaccccatcatagaaggccaccaagtttgtcaggcacgatttgcccctagtgaagccatgttggctgtcaccaatcacctcctttattttccatgtgccagaTCCAGATCAAATAAGAATGCCTTTACCTTCCCTGGGGTCTTACTCAGAGATCTTCGGTCCAGGGATCACAGGTTCTCCCCAAGAATtcctcggtgccggctggaggtcctgcaaTCCCATGGATCCGTCGAGGTTCAGACGCAGGGTCCCATCTGAGTCGCCAAAAACTGTCAGTACAAAAAATTCCTCCTGAAGCTGGGTAAGTCTTTAGTATGTGAAGGTGTTCACTGCTAAAGGAGTCGAAATTTACtgcaataaacaaaaaatatctggCCTATATAAAAGCAGTGCTATAACGTGCTCTCAAGGGAGATTGCGCCAGATGAGCAATATTTAAAGAGGTGGATTTGTTGTTTGgtcgtggggtttttttattaaagaccagtatttaaaagaaaacagtcgCTTGCTTGCTAGCAGAGTATGGAGGCACAACAAGTAGCATTATCTATCGGTTACTCTCGTGCAAGCATACGTATTAACTCTATGACGGAAAGCGACTGATGCAAACCCGTTGCTGAAATGCACCTTCCCCGGTCGCACCGTAACAAACCTCCGTTTCATGATACTGCCCGGCAGCCCTGGTGCCTACAGCGCTCACACAGCTCCCTCTGTTACCTCACACCTGAAAACGAAGCTTTTATTTGGACTACAGCTTTAAAATACCACGGACTAGCACGCCTGCGAAATTCGTTACTAGAGATTTGCCGATTCTCCGCTCCTTACGAGGAACCGTTACAACCCGCGGCAGCACACGCACCCCCCACCGCCATCGCCGCCCCCCGTTTTGCCTCACGTCCTGACCCAACACGACTATTTCTGCCCCCAGCGCCCCGCTCTCACCGCCGCGATGGCCGGGGGCGGCTCGGAGAAAAGCCCCGACCATTCCCGCCGTCAGCTCCGCTTCAAACCCGCCGCGCTCGGCCGGCCGTTGGGGAACGCAGGCGCCTGCGCAGCGCAGGCGTGGGAGGCGCCGGCGGAGAAAGCgggaaaggctgaggggagCAGCCGCCCCGGAACTGGGATTCCCCCACCAGCAACAAAAAGCACCCCACAGCGTTTATTAAGTGGTTATATAACTTTATTCGGCATTCAACAGAACACAAAGCCCTCAATAAAAAGTAAGTCGCTTTGCCACAGGTACGTACTCATATCGGTATGTCTCCCAAAGAACGTCATCACCACCCGTTCCTTCTTTCTCTACGGAGGGGGAAGATAAACACCTTACACTTACtccaaactcctttttttctaatttgccACAGATAGTAAGGTTTATTGCTAAGGGTAGACTGCTTATctcaccaaagaaaaaaataagcaaatgcaCGGTTGCTTTTCCATAATTCCCTAATAAAGAACAGCTCTTGGTTCCCTCCCACCACAACTCTAAAACCACCCAGAAATCTAAAGAACTGGAAACACTAACATACAAAGGAGTTCAAGAAGGACCATTTTAAAGCAGCCATGCAAGCCAAGCAGCGACTGCATTCAGCAGACCTttaaggagagaagaaaacaagcaaacgAGGAGCTGCCCGACGCTGCCAGGCAACAGGTTACTGAAATTACTTGCTGCAAGAATGCATCATCTTAACACCTTCAGCAGTGAAAAGCTAAAGCAGGAAGGGCTGCACAAACCCCTCCAGCAGCCTGTCTACCCAACCACACCGAGCCAACATGTCCTGCGACTCCCATCTTCCTGCCCGTATTCATCTCAGTAGCTCTTGCAACTTCGACATTAAATGCAGAGACGCAGCCTGTCTTTTAGACAAACCATAAAACCCAtcagtaaaaggagaaaaaaaaatatgtcaaaagccttgcctgcataagcaatttttaatgtcaaataataataataatgtttaaaaaagaccaaaaaaaagccaaggacagATGTCCCAAAAGCTCAAAGCACACATCCCCTCCTACCCTGGGATTCTCCACACCTGCTAGCTGCTTCGAAAAACAACTCAAATGTCTGTTTAAACACAGGGTTGTCTTGCACTAACAAACTGAATTACAACGTACAACCAGAAGaaggagacaaaaaataaaaccagaaacaccATCAGACACAAAGAGAACATACTCTAACTCCCCATGCTTATGAAGAATATTTGAACCTGGCGTtcaaaagtttcattttctgtttaatcaTGCCTAGAATGACCCGGCATTTGCGCAGACAACTGAAACCCCTCCTGCGGTCTCAATCAGTTTAGTGATTAAAAATAAGGTTTCTTCTGCATGTTTCAAGGGTAGAGGAAAGAACTGCAGAAGTAAGTTTGTTTCTGGAGTCCATTATGCCACCTGGTGCCGTCTGAAGTCACAAATCCAAATCTACGATAACCATACAGAAAGCTGTGGCATGCAAGATCAAGGTACCTCACTGTAGGGCACCGAATATTGAAATTGCCATTTCACATCACCCGCAAGAAACTTTCCCAAGTCAATACACAACGTTCTTTCTGTTCCACGTacatcaaataaaatatttagcaagAAGGTGATAAATTGTTCTTCAGCGGTCATCTTTACAAGTCTATTTTATCAtcaggaagcaaaagaaaagtgatctttgcattttattaagcAAACACCCCTGAGTAAAGAGGCTGATATCCACTGTCTTCTCTCCTGCAGGTAAGCACGCAGACACTCAGCATGCCGAAGAACTGAAAGAGAGTGCACAAGAGATTTAGATttgctgtggggtttgtttCAGTCATCAGACTCAACACCTGTATGTTAATTAGGCTTCATCATAGCAAGGACACTCCTTTCATATTACAAAACACTTAGAAAATACATCtacagaaagtgatttttttttttttttggcacatcAATTTCCAGTAATAGTTCCAGCTTAACTTTTTCCTCTCCAACTTCTCCCATTAATTTATACATCCACATTAATTCCTAGTTATCttactgtggggaaaaaaataaaaatcagtgaaagCATGGGATTATTCTGGACTTAAAATGagttctgcaaaaatatttatgcatataaaatatgcaaataaagaTCGTGCAGAGTATGCTAAGGCAATCCTTAGAGATGATCACAGGAGAAATCCTGGTGGGGAGGGTTCATCACCAATAGTAACAGGAGTGTAGAACTCATCACTTTTATAGAGGGAAGGGAAACGATAGAAACGATGTCGCTGAGCCATTTAAGCCCATGAGATCAAACGCTGTAAACAATCACCTCTCTGCTAGGGCCACTAAGTCAAGCCCCAGTTCTGAGATGGTGTCTGGACAGATTTTGGCTTCTGCATTGAGTTGAGGATGTTAAACAGAAAGTGTTCTGCAACGGCTCACTCTTTAAAAAAGAGAGCAGAtagtccaagaaaaaaaactttgttGTTATTAAATGGTTTGAATCTCTGTCAACAAGAGGCAGGTTACTAATCTTGGAGACCAGTTACAGGGAACAATGACAAACCACCAGGCTAAAATTTATGGGTCAAACCTGTGAAGAAATGCCTACGCATCTTTGTGATGTGCCGATTGCGGGGAGTTTTACGTCAGGACTTTTCAAATCCAGTTTTCAGCCACAAGATGATAtggtttcacattttatttaattcaatCTGATAAGTCTATAAATAGCCCTAGGAATGGTTTCATTCCTAGTCATATTTCGAGTCCATTTTGATTCCAGGTCTCTAAGCACAGGACTATTCATTGGGCTATGTCTAAAACCAATCTTCAATAAGCAATTATTGAAATCTCAGTTAAATATAGCAAAGCTAGttgttttaataaagaattCTACATCTAGACCTTTTAGCACAGCCAGCTTTTTGTACTTTCTACTAAACACCCAAGATAGATTCTCCGTTGCCTTGCCAGCCCAAATCCCCTACTAGCTTTTTGGATTCCTCCCCTTGTCGTCAGGCAGATGAAATGGAGAAAGTTGGAAGAAAACAAGCGAGGAACAGAGGACTCGGCCTACTTCAGAGCCAGGCAAAGGCTCTAGGCTAACATGACATGGTAGAAGAAAAAGCCCCGGgatcaaattattattttccatgaGGGAAGAGATAAAACGTTTACCTTTACAATGGCAAAACCCAGGATTACAAGCATAGCATAGCTGATAACGCTCTGCAGCCCAGACTCCAGCTcctctgcacagctctgccatGAGAGAGATGggtgaaagcaaattaaaagatACAATGCAGCTGgatggttttgtgttggtttggttttgttttgtttttttctctccctgacCCTTCAAAGGCAGCAGGACCTTGTAGGGCCTGTCCGAGCAACCACTGCAGACCTCAGGGGTTCCGTTCTTGTCTTCCAGACCTGATGGCTTGTGGTTCACCTCTTGCCTGGGGAGACGCACTGACTAACTGCGACATTTGCCGCTTTTCAGAATCTCCTCTGGCTCACGTCACTTAAAGAACTGCCCAAAACTCAGAGCCAGGAAGACCAATGGTATCTATAAAAGTCTACTTATGGGCTTGTGCCCCAGACTGAAGAGCCTGGTATGCAATTCTCCAGATTCATGGTCAATCCTAGAAGAGTCTCTTCCCTACCCCAGATCAGTCTGAACAACGACGTGCCCCGAGCTAGCGCTCCGGCCTTGTCACGTTGCTTCTGTAGCAACGTGGAATGGAGGCTTGTCACCAGTAGACAGATGAGACCAAACATCCAGACTGGTGCCTGCAAAACCTAGGAGCTTTTACAGAATTACGTGAGAAGGAAaactacaggaagaaaagagtttGGGGGACAAACGGCTGGAAAGAACAGTGTGAAATCATCCCTAAATCCTGCCTGCAGTGCTTTCCTCACTGTTTCTGGCTGGTTGAGAATGATCACAGCCCAGCTGTGAAACCGTGCCCTTTATCCTCACCCGCGTATTGAGTTCCTGTGGCTGATCCAGGCGCCCTGTGCAGTTCTTCACATCttgcctgcagcagctcagaggcACGCTGTTGTTACCGGTGGAATTAAACCACTGTGTGGTTGTCCAGTCGCTGTAGTTCCTTACCCCGCAGCAATGAAGCTGCCAAACACAGGACAGTTACAGGGATGTATGCATATATACGAACGTGAATGAGTTAAACCTCTCTTAGGCATGCCGGGCAAGAGCTGCCCTCAGCATGCAACAGATTTACAAGTAGCAGTAATACAGGAAAACAGCCGTAGATGTAATAGATCAACCTCCCTTCATACATTATTTCCTCCTCATTGGTTTACTCTTTGTGAAAGCTCTGATGTTAAAGTGACGGCTTGCAGGATAGAGTCTTCTGTCATCTTTCTATTTTGTGGTACAGGattctcagcagcagcctgaaaaGGCCAGCTCTGCAAAGTAAGGAGCACCCTCCTCGGAGAATCAGATGCTAAACACTGCTGCAGGGCCAGGTTCCAGGATACTGCCATAcgcttcccctcctctctcagCCTAAATTCCTTGTTTAGGACCCAATTGTTCTTTTCTAAATAATTCTCAGGACAATATAAATTTTGTCTTACCTGTTCTTGCAAGTAATCCACAACAGTAGACTCTGGATTTTTCCCATCATACTTCTCAAAGACTGAGTGCATTGTGCCTTGCACATCAGTTTTTACCTatttggagagggaaaaaaccaaacatattgTTTTAACATGAGAGCTAAAAATTTTATCTAGTGGAAACTGCAAAAGATCGGTATCCCAACTTagtcaggggaaagaaaaaaattaaaaaaataaaaatcaccaaTGTTTTAGATAAAATGCAGGTAGCACTTATCCAGAATCAGTTCCTGGATAGAAGCTTGCCTCCCCTGATGGAAGAGCCCTCCTTTGTGAGTATCAACAACTGTTTAGTCCACTTTAGACACTGTTGCGAGGCCTGCCAGGTCCTTTATGTATTCACACGTTCCTGACAAAGACCGATCCACATTCCGCATGGTGACATCCCGATTCCCACTTGCCCTGCAGACTGCAGGAGATGGGATGAAGTGCAAGAAAACTGGATATATTGGAATGCTCTAACAACGCAAGATGTATTATTTACTTTTAGGTTACTACAGAGATGCTAATTCTTTGCTTACCTTTTCCCTATAAACAAATCCCAGGACAAAAGCAGATACTTCTGCAACAAAGATAACCAGGATAATGGCCaagaactgaaattaaaagagaGAGACTGTAAGGAAAAATTCTTCAGCATTTGAATTCAATTGTGCATTACCCTTCACATTAATTTATAGTGGTAGGTTATAGTTATCTGTTGTTGCCTCTCCAATCAAAATAGTTCcagaaaatacttcagaataGGTGATTACTGTGCATGGCTGGGACTACGACTGCGGTTCCACAGGATCTGTGCCCAATGTAGGCAGTCTCCTGAACACTGCCATGATGTCACCTGTGTGAAGAGCCTACAAAACACTTCACAAGGTGGCTGTTGAACAGGAGACTGCACAGATAAACCAGCAGCTGAGTTAAGTACGTTGGGCACTTCTTGCTGAGCTCACATCACCTTCAAGGCATGAGCTGGGGGCCTGAAGTTACTCAACGTAAACTTTTCTGGCTTTCCAAAAATCATTCTAGTGGAGGCATACTTTCAGGATTCAGAGAACTAAAgtcaacaggaaaaagaaatttaaaaaaaataatcttgttttGCTTACTTCAGAAATTCACATCTCCTCCTGTTCCCTCACCACCACCTTGCTTCTCAAAACTTGCTACTGTCTGCACCCATCTCCAGTGAGCCAGCCAAGGCAGAGCCAGGAATCTGCCTGTGACTGCAGCTATGTGTCTGTACAAGGCAGTGCAACTAATCCTTTAGCTTGCACCTCCCTCACGATGAATCAGTGCCTCACAGCAGTACGTAACTCCCACGAAGGAGCAGTGCTTCAGCAGTACATTTCAGAATAATCTTTTACTTTCTGTTCTGCGCGTCCTGCACAGGTCCAGTGTAGCACCTCCCATACCATGCAACAGGGGGAAGAGGACATGCAACACTCACCAGCCCTAGGCCAACTCGAGACTCCCGGAAGGTGGCACAGCAGCCAATCAACCCGATGATGAACATTACCACAGCAACGCAAATAATAATGACGGCTGGCAGAAGAGCATACTTGTCCTGCAGGAAGTTGTCGTAGCTCTTGTAGGTGTTAATGACATATCCCCCAACATAGCTGAGacccgctgctgctgcctgaaatGCAATAAAGTTATTAGCAGTTATTTATTAAGCATCCGCCCAGAAAGTAAATATGGACCTTTTTGTAACAGTGCAATTAACATTTCAAATCTACAAGCAATAAGTACAGAATGCAAAgatctagaaggaaaaaaaaaaaaataaaaatcactccACTACTAACAAAGCACCACTGTATCTGAGCTAAAACACTGGAGTCTGTTGACATACATCAGCCACTGTCTCTGCAGAAAGCCAAGTTCACATTGCCTACCCAAGATTACCTACATCCTACCCAATCCTGCATTTGCAGGAATTGACTTTTAAGATGATCATCACAGAGgtgggttgttgggtttggagggttttttttcatttgttttggggttttttttgagaaaaactcATCCTTTCCACTCTCAGAACAACATTAACCACTAAGGCACAAATGTTCCTAATCTCAGCAAAACACAGTCCCTCCTTTTCCTGGAGGAAACAGATTTCTGCATCCTCTAAAATAAACTCTCCTCCAAAAGGATGTTTTGCTGATTGAGGCCGTGACTGATAGCTGCCCAACTAGCAGCCCTGGAGACTGAAGGCTTTTATCCACAGAACTGAGTACAGCCCTGGAAATATCACCCAAAGACTCAGCAATGCCCTGGTAATGCCTCACCAAtggcataaaaaaaattctcttgaGAGTTACAACAGCTCATCCACCCTCTATAATCCTGCAGCACAACATGCTGCCTGTAAAAATGAAGCACTGTCCATACTCATGTTCTGGAAAGTTGAAGGAAACCACTCTGTCTGTTTTCAGTAGGCTACAGCTGGATTTCATCATATAGCTTATGAGCTGTTTGTTACCTCCCCCAGTACTGTACGTTTTAATTAAATCAAACACTCCTCACATTGGAGCTAGGACTTGCTAATTCCTTTACCTTGTTTggctccttcccctccagccagGTCTGGAGCCTGCCCTTCAATTATCTCCAAGTACAGGGGACATCCTTCATTTCAGACAGCCCTCATCCCACACCACTCTGGCATTCCTGAACACTGCCTGGGATCAGATGCACCAAGTGATGAAACCAGGATCAAACTAACCCTTAGAGACATTTAGCACATGTCATGCAAGATCCTGCTGTGTTGGGGCTCAGATACAGCAGGTCCTCTACAAAGTGAGATATCAGAACAAGGAATAGGATCACCAGTTCtcaagaggtttttttatttctccacaCGCATTGGGTTTTCAGGCGGTGCTAATGATTAAAGCCATTCCTAAACCTTCCTTTAACTTTTCCTCTCATCAAGGAAAAGCTCTTTCCCATTTCCATGTCTGCAGATGTACAGTGACCCAGGCTTCTTCCTCCCACCCGTTTTCAGGGATGCAGGGAAAGGATGAGACTCATGGGATGCCACTGCCTTCTTgctttgcctcttcctcctgcaacACCACACTCCTGTACTGAAAGGGGGACAGGAAAAGTCTCTGGAGCCGTAGCAGCACTAaaggtggggctggggacactgcACCTCCATTCTGCCTTGCCTACAATTGCACAATGAGTGAGGTGTATGACTCAAAAGCTGCATCCCATATTTCTGGTCTGGAGAGCTAGATGCACG
Encoded proteins:
- the LOC129199128 gene encoding tetraspanin-36-like translates to MDCGVITSKTVLLLLSLAFWAAAAGLSYVGGYVINTYKSYDNFLQDKYALLPAVIIICVAVVMFIIGLIGCCATFRESRVGLGLFLAIILVIFVAEVSAFVLGFVYREKVKTDVQGTMHSVFEKYDGKNPESTVVDYLQEQLHCCGVRNYSDWTTTQWFNSTGNNSVPLSCCRQDVKNCTGRLDQPQELNTRSCAEELESGLQSVISYAMLVILGFAIVKFFGMLSVCVLTCRREDSGYQPLYSGVFA